The Mycolicibacterium mucogenicum DSM 44124 genomic sequence GAATCCGACCTCGGCTATGTGTGGCGTATCGAGGCGGTCGACGCCATCTGCCGAAACGGAGTACCAGGCACGGACTCAGCCGCACCCTGGTAAACCGTCGTCACCCAACCCCGCTCGACCTCAGTCCTCGTCGCCCGATTCCTCGGCCTGCTGATTGATTATCATCTCACCGCCCTCGACGTAGTCGCCCTGCCGGAGATGGGCCGCAACCTCGCGCAGCGCCTGCACGTATCCCTTCCGGAACTCGTCACCGATCGACGGCGTATCCCGCTTCATCCGCGACGCCCAACCCCGCAGGCTCCGCGCGATCCTCAGATGGTTCACGTACAACGCCGGCTGCTCCACCAGGATCGTGTCGATCCGGTCCTGGTCGTAGCACGCGAGCTGCTCAGCATCGAAATCGAAAATGTCTGGTGTAGGCACGCCTCAGACCGTAGCGCCAGAGGCTCTGTTCCGGCAGTCCCGGCACAACCACTCACCACGATCCGTCCACGCCATCCACTCACCCGACACCAAGCCACCGCACCCCAGGCACAGGTGCTCCGAACGATGCTCAGCGGCCGCACCACGACCCCGCCCATACCGGACCGTGCCCCCAAGATCGCCCTCCTGACAGAACCGCTTCGCAGCACCCAACTCAGAGAACTCCGCCCGCGCCCCATCCGCACGCTCCGCCACATACGGCGCCCGATCATCCACACACCGCGCCTCGGCCGGCTGCCGCTCACGCACCGGCAGGCCATAAGCCACCGCCGCCACCCGCCGCAAATCCAACGGCACCAACGGCTCCGGCAACTCACTCACCGCGCTGCCCCAACCCATCCGGCGGCCCGCTGCGGTACTCATCTGGACCAGCAACGACAGCGTCGCGCATCACGTCCCGATAGGGACTGTTGCGCAACTCTTCCTCGGAGTACTCGCGATCAAGTTCGACGGGGCCGCCTACGGCATCGTTCAACGCCCGCAGCACCTCACCGCTACCGCCCAGAGCTTCGACCGCATCGCGCCGCAACCAATACCCCGGCGACAACATCACCGGCGCTCCGTCATCACCCGACGGCAGCGGACCGGTGATCACACCACCAGATGCGAACTGAGGCGGCTTCGGAACCAGCACCCACGACCCCACAGGCGCATCCGATGGCACACGAGACCATTTCGACGCACACTCCGGACACATCGCGCACTCGACATCGCCCGGCAACTCCAACTCGGTCGACGCACCACACGCACACGTCACCGTCCGTAGCTCACCCATCACCGGTCCTCCGTCCACTCGTCGAACACCCGCGGATTGCCGCACACACCGCAGCCCTCGACCACACGCCAGCGATTCCACGACTCCGGCCCCTCCGGGCCATTGCGGATCTCCGACCACACCAACGTCGCATCGATCCGGCGCCGCTCATGCTCCCGACCCACTTCGCACGGCAGCAGGTCCAGCAGCGCGCCAGCCAACTGCTGCTCGCTATCGGACGGCAGGAACACCTCGGCCCGACGCTGGTCCACCGGATCGACCATCGACAGCTCCACCAGCACGCCATCGCCCAGATGCGGGTCGTGCTGCGCAGTCGGGATCACCCGCACTCGAGCACCCAACGGCGTCGTGAATTCCCTGACCTCGCCACTCATGACTTGTCCCCTCCCGCTCGCTGCTTCACGTTGTAGACCGTCGCCCGCGCGACGCCGAACTCCCGCGCTAGATCCGCCGCCGACTCACCAGCCGCCAGGCGCTCCACGACCTCCGTCGCCTGGGCCTCCGACAGCGCCGGCTTCCGACCCGTATACACCCCCTTGGCCTTCGCGATCGCGATCCCCTCACGCTGCCGCTCACGGATCATCGCCCGCTCGAACTCCGCGACCGCCCCGAGCATCGACAGCAGCAGATTTGACATCGGCGAATCATCACCGGTGAACGTCAGGTTCTCCTTCACGAACTGCACCCGCACACCACGCTCAGTCAGCTCCCGAACGGTTCGCCGGAGATCCTCGAGGTTGCGCGCCAGCCGGTCCATGCTGTGCACGACGAGCGTGTCACCCTCGCGCACATAGCCCAACGCCTCGACGAGCGCCGGCCGAGCGGTGTCCTTCCCGCTCGCCCTGTCCTCGAACCGCTTATCCAACTCCAGCCCGTCCAGCTGCCGCTCGGTGTTCTGATCCACCGACGACACCCGCACATAACCGACCCGCTGCCCGTTCACGACTCACCATCCTCGGCTGGCGCGCACGAACCGCACAGCCACACAGAACCGAACATCCCCAGCGGGTCGGTATCAGCCACGTACCGCCGCACGCCCTCCGTCGATCCACACGGCCCGCACGCCGGCCGGCTCCGCAGCTTCTCCGCCTGACGGCGCTCGGCCTGGCGCGCGAGGAACCGAGCGTGTGTTGCCCGGCTCATGTGCCGTACCCGCAGTCATCACACACGATCGTCGGTTCCTCCCAGTGATCCATCGAGCGCGTCCGCATCGAGCTACACCGCGGACACCGAGAGAACGGGCGCAACCGCTCGACCTCGGCGGCCAGCTCGATGATCAGCTGCCGGGCCTCCATCCGCCACGCGTTGCCTGGTTCGGCGAACGCATCGGTGAACGCCTTCGCACGCTCCACCACATCGCCGCTCATCGGGTCGACTCCAACCACGCCCCGAGCTGCGCATGCAGCCCCTCAACCTGGCCACGCGTCAGCGTCACCTTCGCGTCGACGCCCTCGTCGGACGCGGTGAACTCGACGCCCTTCGTGGGCCAGCCGTCCGGGTCGGTGAACACCACGAGCTCGCTGGGCGGCGAGTCAGGCACCTCGACATAGCGCTGCTCCGGCGCGTACCGAGTGAACGGTCCGAAGTGACGCGGGTTGTACCCGCCGAATCGCGGCCCGCTCAACCACTCGGACAGGCGGTGGCTCCACTGCCACAGGTTGCCGACTCGATCCGTCCACCAGTGGTCCCGATGTTCAGGGAGAAGGTTCGCCGTGACGATCGGCGAACCGGGCCCGCAGACACCTACGACGTCGCCCGTCTTGGCGTTGACGTAGATCCGGTTCGGGTCCACGCCCTGGGCGACGAGGCCGGCCGCTTGAGCCAGCGCGCGCGGCAAAGCCGCCCCCTCGTCAGGGGCGGCCTGGCCAGTCGAGTTGTCGGTCATCGGCTCATCCTGCCGTGACGCTGTTGGATGCGATGCCAATGTGCTCCGGGTACTCCCAGACCACCAAAGGCATGGTGTCGGGGTCGTGCCAGAACACCGACACCATGCCTGCCGCAACCTCACTCACCGTGCCGGTGACCGGATATCCCGGCTTCCGCACGACGTCACCGGCGCGGAACGACTCGTTGGGGAGCAGCCAACGGAACAGGGGTGTGGCCTCGGCGCTGTTGTCCTCGGTGGTGAACATGACGCGGCCGCTGCCGATGCCGTGCACGTTGGTGCCGTCTGGATAGCGCAACAGTTCGCGGGCCAGTGAGCGGACCTCGCCGACGTAGAGGCTCATCGGGTCACCGCCGGGCCGGTGTAGACGTCGGCCTCACCGGCGGCGTTGGTGACGATGTGGCATGGCCACGGCGCGACGAGCGCGCCTCGGTCGTTGTAGCAGCCGGCCGCCACACCCTGCGTGTTGCCGGGGCCGCAGATGCGGTTGCCGTCGAATACGCAGTCCCAGCCGGGCTGGTCCTCCTGGACGGGGGCGGCACTGGCGGGTGGGGCGGAGATGATCGCGCCGGCGGGGAGGCCGAGTGCGGCGCCGATGACGATGCCGGCGGCGAGGGTGAAGCGTTGGGCGGTGATGAACATGGCGGGGGTCCTTTCGGGATCGGTGGGGTGGTGGTTGGTGGTCATCGCTCGTATTCCTCGACGAGCGAGCCGCGGGTCTCGACGCGGGCGTGCAGCACAGTGGCGGCGGAGCCGGGGGCGAACTGGCCGACCAGGTCGGCGAGGGTGGATTCCAGGGCGGCCTGGACCTGCGAGGCGATCCGCTTGGCCTGGTGCTCGGTGACGCCCTCGAGCTGGTAGGTGGCGGCGAAGCTGGTGAGGTAACCGGTGGTGGACATCGGAGGTCTCCTTCGGATGGGTTGGGGTGGTCAGAACTCGGTTTCGACGAACTCGCGCACCAGCGCGGGCACGAACGACACCATCGAGCCGCTGAAGGTGGACTCGCCCTTGCAGACGCCGTTGTGGGTCAGGTGGATGAGCCGGTAGTAGGACTCGTCGTCGACGGTCACGCGGACGAAGTCGAGGTCGGTGCGGAGCGCGTTGTCGGGGTTGACGCGGACCTCGATCCACACCGCGTTGACGACGGTCACGGTGTAGCTGCTGTCCAGGGCGGCAGCGATACCGGCGGCCAGGCTCTGGGCTTCGCGGGCGAGGACTGCGTTGGCCATTTGGAGCTCCTTGTCTATTTAGGTTCTAGACCACGTTAGCTCCGTGTCCAACAATTGTGCAAGAACTATTTTTAGACAGGATTTGCGCAGCTCAGAGTGTGAAACGGGGCCACGTACCGAATGCCCGACACGGGTACACCCCAGTTAGACGGATTGGTCATCGTCGTCGGCGGTGAACACCCACCGCCACGCCCACAACACCAGGGCGACCGGCACGCCGAGCGCCAGCAGGATGATCGCCGCGGTGTCCATCAGTCGTCGCCGTCCTGGTCGTCGATGCCCTCGGCCAGCGCGCGCTCGATCCACGACGGGCCCGCCTCCGGCTCACCCTCGGCCAGGCGCGTCACAGCCAGCCACTCCGCCAGCTCATTCGCCGGGATACCACCGGCGGCCAGGACGCCACGCGCCACACGGCACTGCAGCTCCCACAACGGATCACCCGGCGCCGACACCGTGCCGAACAGCTGCTCGCACTGGGCCACGGCCGGGCCCTCGACATCCGCCGGCGTAATGCGGCCGTCCACGAGGTCGCGTGCCATCTGCATCAGAGCGCCGACGCAGCGCTCGATCTCGGCGTTCGTGGGTGCGGTCACGGCTCAATCACCTCGGCATCGATCACGGGAGTAGCGGGTGTGGGCGCGGGGGCAGGGATGGCGATCTGCGGCGCGCGGGCGGCCAGGATCGCGCGCAGCTGCTCCTCGGCGTTGTCGATGACAGCCACGGCCGAGGTGACGTTCACGTCGATCTTCGTCGGCTGGATCAGGTGCAAGCCGGTGAGCCGGTCGTGCTTGTCCTGGACGTTCGCGACCGCCTCGAGTGCCTGGACGGCGGTGGTCAGCTTGTTGCTGGCCTTCGCCCGGGTCGCGACGGCGTACAGCTCGCCGATCACCTGCCGGTAGTTGCCGGCCGACATCGCCCGTGCCATCTCGACGTCCTCGGCCGGCATGCGGGAGATGTGCTTTACGACGGCGGCGTGGGCCGAGGCGGGGGAGCCGTACTTGAGGGCGTCGGCGATTTCCTGCCAGGTGCGGCCGGTGCAGCGGAGCCGGTAGGCGTCTGCGGCGCGTTTTCGGGCGGTGGGTCGTGGGCCTTGGGGTGGCATTTCGCGATTTTCCGTTCGGCGGGTGCTGGTGGGTGGGCCTGGCGGGTGGGCGATGTTGTGGCGATTTTTGGGGTGGGGGGTGAATTACAGGCGTGCAATTTGGCCCCTGGCTGCCTCGTGGGGCGATTTTTAGGGGGTGTCTGGTGTCCCTGCGGCGGGCCAGCCCATTGCGGCGCGGATTTTGGCGCTGTGGCGGCGGGCGGTTTCGGCGTGGTCGGTGTGGTGGCAGGGGAAGCCGTTGTGCATGCCGTCGGTGTCGCAGAGGTTGCAGGCGTCGATGGCTGCGGGGCGGCGGTGCTCCGGGGTGGGGTCGGTCTTCGGCTCGGGATCCGGTGTGGCAAGGGCGCGTTCGTCCATCCACGGGTCGGTCGGGTCACGCAACATCGCTGGGCTCCTCGGCGGTCTCGTCGGGGTCGGGTGTGGTCTTGGCTGCGAGGGCGGCGCGGGCTCGTGCGATGCCTCGGGCGTTGGTGTCGGCTTGGCCGGGGTCGTGGGTGCAGACTGCGCGGTTGGGCAGGTAGCCGTCGGGGTCGCAGAGTCGGCAGTTGGCGATCGCTTCGGCTGCGGCTGCGGCGCGCTGGTAGGTGGCTTCGGAGTCGGCGGTGAGGTCGCGGCGGCGTTGCCGTTCGGTCCAGCGTTCGTGTGCTTGGCGGAATGCGGCGCAGGGACGGCAGGCGGGTGCGGTGTCGTCGGCTGGTTGGTCGCGGTGGCGTACGCAGCGCGACGGCGGCTCGGGGTCTCCTGGCTTCGACGATCGCGCGCGGGGCTCGTCGCCTGAGTCGGGTGCTGGGGTGTTTGCGGTTGGCTGGGAGCTGGATTCGGCCCCTCCCCCAAGGTGACCACCTTTGGAGGTGAGTGAACCTGAAACAGAACCAGAAACAGAAATAGAGGGTCCCTGGGAGGGTCCCTGGGTGGTGTTTGCTGGCTCTGCGTTTCCCCAGGTGGCGGGAGGGTCCAGGGGAGGGTGGTCGGGACCCTGGTTGGCAGGGTGGTGGGGAGGGTGGTTTTCCTGGGGATTGGGGATAACCAACTGAGCGGGCTCGAAGCCCTCCGCCACGCGCTTCAGGTGCTGCTGGGCCAGCGTGTAGTAGGCCACCAGGTCGGCCTGCAGCTTCTTTCCGTACGGCTTGTCCGAGTCGATGACGGGGATGGTGATCTGCGCCAGCTCGGCGAGCATCACGTGCGCGAACTTCGGGGAGTCGAAGCCGCACATGATCTTCAACGCGGCCAGCAGCACCGACGGTTGGCGCTCGAGGTCGTCGTTGCGGACGCGGGTGCGGATGAGGCCTTCGCCGGTTTCCTCATCGATGTACACGTATCGGCGGGCTTCCATGCGCGCCAGGGCTTCTCGCACCTGGGCCTCGCTGGCGGGGTTGTCGCCGTCGCGCATGGCGTTGCACCAGCGGGTGAAGTTGATGGGGAACACGCCGGCCGTGTTGACACCACGCTGCCCATTGAGGACCTGCCACAGCAGCTTGTCGAACACGGGCTGGTTGCAGAAGTCGCGGTCGGACCACTGGGAGAACAGGTTCTTTGCGTACTCGCGGGTGGTCACTGGTCGGCGGCTTTCTGGCTCGTGGTGGCGGGGCTGCTGGTGGTGGTGGCCATCGCGTCGATTTCGTTGAGGTCGAAGCGGATCAGCCGGGGCCCGAAGCGGTGTCGGCGGACGCGGCCCGTGTCTGCCCAGCGGATAAGGGTTTTGGTGCTGACGCCGATGTGTTGCGCCGCTTGCTCTTTGGTGGCCCAGCGAGGCGTAGGCGCCGCCGTGTCCCCTTGTGGGCTACTCACGGTGGTGTTGTGTACGCCGTTGTGGTGCAGCAGGACCGGCTCAGACATGGGGCTTGCGTCGAATCCAGACACCGGTGGTGTCGGCCTTGACGTCGTAGACCTCGAACGATTCGCGGCGGAGGGCGAGGTTGTCGGGGAACGGGAACCATTCGCCGGGGCTGGCATTCATCTGCTCGCCGAGTTCGGCGATGTTGTCGCGGACCTCGGCCTTGCGGCGGCTGAACAGTTTCACTTCGACTCCTTCGGTAGGGCAGGGCATTTCGGGTTATGGCCCTGGGTTGTTGGGTGGTGGCCGCAGTCGGGGCAGCGCTTGAGTGCGATGAGTTCGCGGCGGGAGTACGGCAGCCAGATGGGCTCGGTGTCCGTCATCGGCGCCGGCTTCGCCAGAACCAGGCCGTGCCGCCGTCGGTTGCGTCGATCTGGCCCATGAGCGGATTCGCCGGGTCGATACGGCCGAAGGGCTTGCCCTCCCGGCGCAGCTTGCGTTCGATCTGGTCGGCGTCGATGCCGTACTCGCCGCAGAATTCGCGGGCGACCACGAGCCCAGCGGGCTGATAGGCGCGCTTCATCATCAGCGCGATGGCGACGAGTCGGTGCGCCATTTCCTGAGGCTCTACAAGGGATTCCGGCTCGACCATCAGTCAGCGGCCTTCCGCTCGTCGAGCACGTCTCGAATCGCACGTGCCAGGTCGCCGACCTCACTCTGGCCCCAGCGAGTCAGGTAGGGCTCGATCAGCTCCCGAATCCGCGACCCCACCTCGTCGCTGCCCTGCTGGCACCCATCGCACAGGCCCGTGTCAGGTTGTGAGAACGATCGCTCATCACCGAGCGCAAAGCATGAATTGCACTGGTAGCTCATGCTGTGGCCTTTCGTGCGTTGCGTTGCATGCGGCGGCGGATGGTTTCGCGTTCCTGTTCGGTCTTGCCGCCCCACACGCCGAACCTCTGGTCGTTGACCAGGGCCCAGGCGAGGCATTCGGCTTGGACGGGGCAGGCCTCGCAGATGGGGATGGCGATGGCTTCACGCTCGGCGCGGATGCGTGCGGCGCCGTGGCCGGCGATGCCCTCGGGGTCGGGGAACCAGATGTCGGGGTCGTGGTCGCGGCAGAGCGCGCGTTGGCGCCATTGGTCGTCGCGGGTGCCGCGGGTCTTGGTGTACTTCGTCGGGCCGATGTTCATGACCGGACCTTCCTGTCGCGTTGTTCCTTTGCGGCGATACGGAGTTCGCGGGTGACGGGCAGCTTGTAGCGCTCGAGCTTGCGCATCAGCGACGCGCAGGTGATGCCCATGTCGGCGGCGATGGCCGGCTGGCCGAGACCGGTGCGGACGGCCGCGGTGTACTCCTCGACGAATGTGCCGAAGGCGATGAATTCGCCGGCGTCGCGGGCGATCTCCCAGCAGGGCCGGCACATGCCGCGGCTGTATTGGGCGCGGCCGCAGCCCTTCACGCAGCGGGGGGAGTGGCCCCAGCCGTCGTGCAGACCGCGGGGTTTCTTGCGCACCTGGTAGTCGGTGGTGAGCGCGTCGACGATGCGGGGCGCGACCCACTTGGCGCCGGGGCCGAGGTTGTCCCGGAGGGTGCGTGCGACGGCCGCGGTGAGCGCGTCCATATCGACGCTCGCGGCCGTCACTTCTCGGCCTCCGCTGCCGCGGCCCGCAGCAGTGCCGACACCGCAGCGCGCACGTTGCCGCCGCCGACGTAGCTAGATCGCCCGTCCTCCAACCGATCTGCGACCTGCCGGAAAAACTTCGCGTCGGTGTCGTGCGGCCCCTTGAACGCGACGGTGGGCAGCTTGATGACTGCATAACCAGCCGGCGCGAGAGCGGCCTTCAGGTCCTCCAGTTTGATGAGCGGCTCATACCCACATCCCGGCTCGTGGCCGTAGTGAGCGTCGCCGCCGTAGCAGGTGCATCCATTCGCTTCCTGCACAAACCATTCGCCGCACACGGAGTAGCGGGCCGAGGTGGTCACTGGTCGGTCCCGTCGATGATGGCCAAAATGTCGCGTGCCGCCGCCTCGAATGCTTGGGTGACGGGCCCATGCGGTTCGGGCAGCTGTGCGGCGTTCGACTTGTAGGTTTCAGCCAAGGCTCGAAAGGAATCGACAGTGCCGTGCAGCTTCTCGACCTCGGCGGCGAGATCGGCGTAGGTATTCTCGACACAGCCGTCATGCACCCAGCCGACACCCGCGCAGTACTCGCATTCGGCGTACGCGCCCGACGCCTCGCACGCCGGGGCGTTGCAGCCCGATCCGTGGCATTCGGGGCAGCGTGTCGACGCCAGCCGCTCCCCGCAGAGCTCGCAGAACTGAGGGCACTCCCAGTGATCGCGCTGCTCGGAGAACGCGGCCTCGATCGGATCCACCATGTCGCTCAGCGAGGCCGCAGGTTCCGAGATGTCGTCACCGAAGCCGAGCCGGCTGGTGAAGTCGCGGTGGTCCTGTTGCCGGCGTTCAATCTCGTCGACCAGGGCGCCGATGACCTCGGCGACGGAGCTGTCCGGGTAGGCCGGAGAGACGCCACACGTGCGGGCGTAATCGATCGTGCTGAGCATCGTCTTGCCTTTGAAGAGAACGTCATTGGTGTTCATCGCTGGGCTCCTCGTATGGGGCTGGTTGGTTGATGCGTTTGCGGGCAGCGGCCATCTGCGCCGGCGTGTAGTGGGTCAGGTGCCAGTGACCACCACCGCTGCACTCGTACGGGTAGAGCCGTTCCTTGGTGCCTGGGATCGGCGGCTGATAGCGGCGCTGGTACTTGTTCGCCGCGGCCCGAGACCGGAACCACCGTTTTTCGGGGTTGGAGCACTCGCCGACGTTGGTCAGGCGCTCTCGCAACAGCTTTCGTGCCCGGTTGCGGTCCTCGAGGGTGGGGAGCTGGTCGATCATGGTGACGATCGCGTCCAGGACGCCGCCGACGGTGTCGAAGCGGTGCACCGTGATCTCGCGGGCGAACACTCGCAGCTCGAACGCGGTCATCGGGCAGGCTCCGGAACCTGGTGCGCCTGTAGGCGAATCCGGTCGCGCAGGCCCGACAGCAGATCGATCACCACGCGGCGGACCTCGGCAGGCAAGGCCTCGTCGGCAACGAACACCTGGAGGCAGGCGTCAGCCATGACGGCCGCGACTTCCAAGCCGTCGCGGATCCCTTCGACGTGGGCCAACAACCACAGGTGCCCAGCCAGATCGCCGATCTCCGTCGCCGCGGCGTGCGCCTTGTCCTCGGGGGTGTCAGCAGGGTCAGGCATGGAACACCTCGCTGAGCAGATCCGGCTGCTGCGGTTGGGCCACCGCGGTGATGGCCGGCGGCGCAGCGGGTTTCGGCGGCGTCGGGTGCAGCGGTTGCGGCACCGGTGGGGCAGCCGGCGCGGAGGCCTCGTCCAAGCCGGCCAGCGCGCCACGCATGGTGTCGATCGCCCGCTGCAGGTTGTCGATCTGGTAGCCGTTCGCGACACCGCAGAGCTTGCGGACCGCGGCCTTCACAGACCGCGTCTCGGCCAGAACCGCACGCACCTCCGCGATTTCGTCGACGGTTGCCTGATTCAGGAACCCGGCCGGCTTGTCCTTCCACACGAGGTTGACGCCCAACGCGTTCTCGACGGAGCGAAGCTGGGCGCGCAGCTCCCGGATGGTGCCGTCGTTGTGCTCGTTGCGCGTCAGCTCGAGCTTGATGCGCTCTTTGACGCGCTCATCAACATCGGCCGTTGCCTCGTGGTGGGCGTCGGACCGGGCGCGGTTGATGGCCTCGGCGCGCAGGGTGTCCTGGCGGGCCATGATCGAGCGCACCGCCAGCCAGGACGGCTGGTGGTCGCGGCCCTTGTGTTCGGCCTTGACGTGCACCGTCATTCGGGTCTTTGACTTGCCAGGCGACATCAGGCCCCACCCGTGCGGCAGCTCGCCCTCGTGCACGATCGCGGGGTCCGAAACCACCAGCCACCACTGGTGGCACTGGTCGGCCCACGCGTCAGCCTTGCCCGGCTTGTTGAGCTCGTTGAGCCAGTCGGACCGGGAGACCTTCAGCTCGTGGCCGACGAGCACTCGGCCGCTGCTGCTGGTGAATCCGACGTAGATCGCGTCGCAGCCGCCGTCGCGACCGCTCAAGCCGCCGGCCGGATTCCACCCGACCTCGGGCAGGAAGATGCCGCCCGGCAGCGGGAGACCGGGTTTGATGTAGTGGCGCTTCAGCAGCGCCATGAGGTCCGCGGTCGCGCTCATCGCCGAGCCACCCACGCGTCCCAGGCGGTCAGGTGCGGGCCCGAATGACCTTCCGGCAGGCCACACTCCCGCGGAGGGATGAACGCCAGCGACTCGTCGCCGCAGGCGATCTCGGCGTCCACCACGTCATCGGCCGCCAACTGTTCCTCGGGTTTCGCGTAGCCGGTGCGCTTCGCCCACAGCAACAGGCACGGCAGCGAGCAGAAGTGCTCCGACGGCCCGTAGGTGTCGGTGGTGATGCGCAGGCGCTCACCGATGTCGTCGCCGCACTGGTCGCACTTGTAGACGATCATTCGGACCGCCCCGCCCTGCCGAGCCACGGCTCGAGCTGCTCGACCGGGCGGCCGGGTTCGGACGTCATCCGCACCCACTGCGCCCAGCACCACCGGGCATCCGCCATCGCGGTGTGCCGGCGGAACCGGTCGGGGTCGACGCCGATCAGGCGGGACAGCTGGTCGGACTTGTACGGCGGATCCGGCAGCTCACCGCGGGCCGCGAGCCAGCCTTGCGCCATCGACGCGGTGTCCAGCGGGTGGTAGTGCCACGCCGGTTCGATCCCGTTGCGGCGCAGCAGGCCGGTCAGTCGTTCGATGTCGAAACCGGGGTTGCAGCCCACGATGGTCGCACCGTTCGTGAGGTAGTGGATCTCCTCGGCCGCAACAGCTGGGCTCAGCGCTGTCGGCGCGTGATACCGGGCGTCGTAGTCCGATGCCATGTCCGGCCGCTCGGCCCGAAACCGGGCCAGGTGCTCGCCCGGGTCGTGCTCGATCGTGAACTCCCGCGTCTCCAAAGGGAATCCGGGCCGCGCCCGGATCCCGGCGAACTCCCAGACAGGCGCCTTAGGGTCCAGTCCGATGGTCTCGGTGTCGAGGAAGCAGTAATCGGTCATGGGTAGCGCTCTCTTACTTGGTATTTCGCGAATTCGTCGGGGGTGACGTTGTGGTCGCCGGTCTTGTCGCCGTCGCGCAGAT encodes the following:
- a CDS encoding recombinase family protein gives rise to the protein MNGQRVGYVRVSSVDQNTERQLDGLELDKRFEDRASGKDTARPALVEALGYVREGDTLVVHSMDRLARNLEDLRRTVRELTERGVRVQFVKENLTFTGDDSPMSNLLLSMLGAVAEFERAMIRERQREGIAIAKAKGVYTGRKPALSEAQATEVVERLAAGESAADLAREFGVARATVYNVKQRAGGDKS
- a CDS encoding flagellar hook-length control protein, with protein sequence MTAPTNAEIERCVGALMQMARDLVDGRITPADVEGPAVAQCEQLFGTVSAPGDPLWELQCRVARGVLAAGGIPANELAEWLAVTRLAEGEPEAGPSWIERALAEGIDDQDGDD
- a CDS encoding helix-turn-helix transcriptional regulator, whose amino-acid sequence is MSEPVLLHHNGVHNTTVSSPQGDTAAPTPRWATKEQAAQHIGVSTKTLIRWADTGRVRRHRFGPRLIRFDLNEIDAMATTTSSPATTSQKAADQ
- a CDS encoding WhiB family transcriptional regulator; the encoded protein is MNIGPTKYTKTRGTRDDQWRQRALCRDHDPDIWFPDPEGIAGHGAARIRAEREAIAIPICEACPVQAECLAWALVNDQRFGVWGGKTEQERETIRRRMQRNARKATA
- a CDS encoding exonuclease domain-containing protein; the protein is MTDYCFLDTETIGLDPKAPVWEFAGIRARPGFPLETREFTIEHDPGEHLARFRAERPDMASDYDARYHAPTALSPAVAAEEIHYLTNGATIVGCNPGFDIERLTGLLRRNGIEPAWHYHPLDTASMAQGWLAARGELPDPPYKSDQLSRLIGVDPDRFRRHTAMADARWCWAQWVRMTSEPGRPVEQLEPWLGRAGRSE